GTGGATTTAAAGTCAAGTCTAAATTCATCAAATTCTAAACTTGACACATATGTTTCCAGCCAGTCAATTTAAAAGCCACATGTTCTTTGCAAACATTTAGATGTGTGCTGCACTTATTGAACAACATTACTGCTGGGAGATCAGCATTCTTGAGGCGTCTTGTGAGAAACAATGGAAGAATATTGTATCTGATTTTTAACTTCCACCTGCCTATTATTTTTACTATAGTAAAAGCAAGCCTAAGGAATAGTTTGTTTGCTCATGTGGTAAACAATATATGTTGTAATTTAACTATACTAACCCAGAGTCTTAAATAGATCCTTTATAGAATACAGCACCAAAATAAAGCTATCCGATCTAGCCACCTGACCAAAACATCATAGAAATCCTCTCCGCACACCAGGACTGACTCAGCATACATTTCAGCAGCCCTGCGCTGTTGCACACAACAGCTCCTCCCAGGAACACCCTCTAGGCTAAAGCTGCCTGTTCACCTTCAACTGGTCGCACTGCCGCAGCAAGCTGCAAGCCATAAGACGTGGAACGACCAGAGCAGGTTTTGGGCAACTCTTGGCAGTAGAGATGAGACCACCCTCTCAGGAGACAAAACCAAGATGCTTTTCTCAGGACCAACCAGACATTTAATCTCAGGGGTCATCATTCAGCTGATACTTGCTGATGACTTGGCTGAAAGCAATTAATACATTGCTATAACCTTTGGTTATACCAACAAGCTTCTGATAGCCCATAATGGGGAAGCCTGCAGCTGCAAGCACACACGAAGTATTTCATCCACCCTGCAACGTCAGAGCTCAGTTGAAGACCCGAGTTGCCTTCTACCAACGGGTGATGAGGTCCAGCCCCCACCTGCCTCTTCTGAGCCCTCCTGACAGAAGCCTTGTGCAACATGCCGTAACTGCTTCCTCCTCCAGGAGTTCCTCCACATAAACAGTATAAACATAATTTGTCTTTTATCAGTTCTTACTTAATAATCTTCCATGCCCATCTCTCCAAAGGGCCTCTGCGACCAGTCCTTTACGCAAGGGAAGCTGCTGGAGGGTGACTTTTCAAAACTGACCCATGTTCTTTGCTCCTCATGCACAACCGTGCCTGCattacctcctcctcctcctccccacgcaGGCCGAGCATCTGGCTCCTTAGGGTAGTGACGCTGTACATGACGAGGGATTCCTCTACCTGCGTGACAGGTTTTGAAGCACGCTGGAGTGCCAGGATACGGCAGCAAGGCAGAGTAGTACAACACATGCTGGCCAGCCTCAGGGGCTATGCTCACAGAATTCTACAAATCAGTAGGTTTTAATTTCAAACAAGTACAGCATCAGTAACATACTCAGAAATGAAATGCATCTAAAGATTTGCTGTCAAAACAGATTCTTTCCAGTATATTACTTCAAATGTCAGTCAAAAGCATTTACTTGTTAATGCAGAGCACTAAGTGTTACATACAGTTATTTgcatagaaacacagaaaacaatgcTGCCACAGTACTAAATATTTGGTAaattttctgtccttccttcaaaaagttctttattgttttgcataattttttttcattcacacaaaaatgttttatttgcatttacacTTAGACCTCTgaaaaaacctgttttaaaaaatatgtctCTCAGAAATAACAAACTCTAATTTGCTGCATTTAGGAAAAACTAAATGAACATACTGCTTAAACACTGCAAATCATGTGTGCTCCAGTTGAATATTCTCTCCAAGCCACGAAACAACTTGtgcatttatttcttccatgACGTCGTCTGTTGTTCGTCCTTTGACTGCCATCCCATGGTTTGCTTTATCAATCCAATGGATCTTTTTAggggctttcattttgcttaCCACACCTTCTAGCAattgctgtgaagaaaataagaatgaaaaagtTAGAGAATCAGCTGCTACAAGCTGTGCAACTCATAGATGTCTCTTGCGTTGCCTGTGCAACACATAATAGGtagctcttaaaaacaaaatggatCTGCGTGCACATTAAAAACATGTTGATAGAAAAGATGTGATGATACTGTGCTCAGTAATGGAATTTGCTCAAAGGTTAGCCCTCACTCaaacacagaacagcagaaaattaGAACTTAAAAAACGGCAAAGGTCACAACCCTGTGCAGGCTCCTTCCCCATGAAGGGGGAAGGATGAAGCAATCCACTTTTACTGCCAGAGGGTAGTACTAGCAATAAAATGATAGAGCTTCTTACATCAGATTTGTCTACAGTGGCAGAGTAGCAATATAATTCCCTAGAGACTGGCTTTTGTTCTGTTCAACTTTCTCAGCAAAGAGATCTACGAACCAGCTCAGAAAGTCTTAAAGATTTCCCCATTAAGAGGGCACTCCAAGGATCTACTGGTCACTAGCCTGACTTATTGTGGTGACAACTCCTCACAAAAGCATTATGACTCCTTAGAAACTGTCCAAGCATGGAAAATGTCAATTGCACACAGTCCCAAATTCAAACTGAACTGTTCAAGAACAACAGATACCTATTTGCAAGAAAACAAGGCAGAAACCCACTGTATTCTGATCTCTGGACACCTCTTCTTCGTCTCTACAAAAATAATCGCTTTCTACCACAGAACCCTTTGCTAGAATTTGTCATGAAAATGTGATGAATGTGGACTGGTAGCACAGCACAGTGTTTATGTTTTGTGATCTGAAATGGTTAACAGAATAGCAAATAACTTGCTCCTTTCATAGGCCACTTTTAATTTGTACAATCTTATCCTatcaaaaaagacaaaacatttaaattagCAGTAGTTTAGTGGCCCAAAGATGAGTTTGCTAAAGTGGATGATCAAGAACGATCCAGAATTTTTAAGTGGCAAAAGAAAGCACCCCCAGGCTTCCTTATGTCCGATAAAGTTTCCTACCCAAGGCTTCCTTCAgaagatatatatatttagagaAGGCTGTTAATCAAAGTCACAGCTGTGTATACCAGTACAGACGTCACTCAGACTCACTCCTATTCCTCCACACTGCCCCTTCATAGGATTTACAAGGGTACTCACTTTTTCACACATCTCATCTGCTGATCCTGAGACAAACAGCACCGGACACCTGATAAATAACAAATCTTCATCCCGGAGCTTGGACTGAAGTTTTGGTCGATGCAATGGGTAAGATAAACATACTAGACCTTGAATGAAGTCATCATCCTCCTCCTGGCTAAGATGACGTATCACAGAGGCAGCAGCTCGTGAGCCCATGGAACGGCCTTTCTCCCatgttaaaataaaggaaaaaagtgtatCTGCTGTCACCTCATCTACATTCTGTTCGAGAAAACAGTTCCTAAAAACAACCCAACTGAGTGTATTTCGGCATACCAGTAATACAAGATGCTAGGGATGCTTTTATTCATCTACTCCATGAAAAATCTTAATCCTAGTTTCAacattttctgctaaaatatTTGTCTGGTTATATTATGTTTTCAcatccccatttaaaaaaaagaagggagagggggaagaaaaagaaaagataaatggAGAGGGATCCTTTGCAATACTGGAAGGAACAACAGCCCATcttgggggcaggaggaagagagggacAGGTCCTATGCTCCAGGACCCTTGAAATTCCAGATAGCAATACTATTatcttgtatctttttttttatgcaacCTTAATCTGCTCAAACTAAACGCAAGTTTTATGTGCCTTACTCCCAAAACAAATCCAGCAAGTGTTTATGCATACCTCAAACTTAAACCTAAAAGTAAAagtagaagggggaaaaaaaaaaataataaagtgtgAACTTGCAGCATGAGGTCAGTCAGTAATAGCAAGGGGATATCAAAATATCTCCTCAACGAAGAGGCATATGAGCTGACAATGCTCTGTAATTGAGTGTTCAAGTGGCTGATTCCAGTGGGATTAATTTGCATCAGTGCAGATTTTGTTTCGCTTAGTCAGAGAACATTCAGGGTTTCCCGTAGCAAGTTATTCCTAATCACACCCATCTACTTCCCTTTTTCACACAATATAACTGATTTTCTACCTGCCACTAGATTTTATCTACCAAAACCTGCTTTGGCAAAAGGGTTTTACATTTACCAGTAACCGGAATTCTTCAAGACCCACAGTTAAAAAGCACACATGGATTATCAGGGAACTCATGCCCTGCCACTTACAAGCGACAAGGAAGTTTTCTCCCAAAGTACCCGGAAAACATGGCCTAttgctctttccttcctccttctggAGCAAGATCTGTGGCATCATGAGGAGGGGGGATAGGTCTAGACAGCCATGCTCCCAAGAGACCGCGGTGAAGGCTGGCTGTCCCCATTTGCGACCCGAGAAGCAGCGCTGCTCAAGCCAGCGGCGAGAGAGCCGAGCTGCACACCCGCCCCGCGCAGCCACCAGCTACAGGGCTGGCGGCATGGGCTTGGCACCTGCGCTCCCATGGCAGTCAGTGGACTGCTAATCAATTAATGAAGATGACAGAGCATTCAACTCTTTGTACAGGAGGCCCTCCCAGCAGACAGACGAATTGCCCTCCCTAGGCAATACGGACTAGTGGGAGTTTATTAACCTTGTTCCCAAGTTAGACAGTAAGCTTTTAGTGCCCACCTCAAACTGAAACCTGTCATCCACATCTGTTCACTCACTTCTTACCAAAGTGGGACAGGCTTAAAAAATGGAATAATTACAGATTGCTATCATTAGAGGCAGTATAAGAGAGAAGATTATAGGTAATAAAAACAATACCTGCAAGGAAGACACCCGAAAGTTTATAATCGTCAGAAAGCTTTAAGtattcctaaaaaaataaaataaagagaaacattACAAGTCAGTATTCAGGCAGCTGAGAGgcggggatttttttgtttgtagctACTAAACACAAAATGGGAAACTCTTTCAGCACTGCAGATTAAACAAAGAACAGATACATACAAGTTGCTATCTTGTTTTTTCACACAAATGATTTCATAACATTTTGCAGTAACAACATAATAAACATAAGCAATTGCACATTAGTTCTCAGCAAGTCTAAAATTTCAGATGCCCTATCAAGTTACCAAAACATAAATGGTTACTGTGTATCAACTTAGTTCTAGTAACAGACCACAGGCACACTCTTAGTCCATCAAAAGGCAAAACAAGTTAGCAGTAAAGGCTGACGTCGCATATTGCCAATGAAAAGTTTAAGACACATCAGTTATGTCtaacagagaagataaaattcagcaataaatttttcagttttcaggagATAACTAATCAGATGCTATCTTAGCAGAGGCCTTTCAATTACCTTTACACAGCAGCATATTAATATAAACTAACAACATTATGCTTCTtcaaaaaacaaatggagaacaGATCCCCATTAAAGCTAGCAAAGTCTAACCTCAAATTAATGTACATATAATCACAATGACATCATACAAATTAATTCCTTAAGAACTGCACTTAGTTCCCTGATAAAAATGTCTGATGCTCAATACAAAGCGCTCAAGGTACCTTCCCATACACCAGTAAAAACAGCTAATCAGGAGAAAATTTCCACTCTTTCCTACACACTCCAGGAACAGGAAGATACTCTAAGCTGATACTATTATAACAAAAGGTTGCTCATTTTAACAAAATCTTAAATAAtgtagcagcagcagaaagagatAAACACACACTTATAACAGCTCAAGCTGATTTGGAAATCAAAGACTATTTAGATTCTTAGGGCTCCCATATGCTACTCCTGATCTCTTTTGCTTCAACTCCTCCTGCCACCCAGAGTCCCCTACTCTTTCCCCAAAGTCTTGTTCTCCCAGCTGCCAACCCTCAGAGACCCACCACAATTCCCAGATCAGCTTCCTTCCTCTCAAAACCGCTCCCAAAGCTGTATCCCTTAATCCCATCACCAAGCCCTCCCAGAACTTGTTTCCTCCCAGAACTTGAAACCTCTTGTTTCCATcctaaatacttcattttttccagctgttttcccACAAAACATCCTTCCTTTCTTCACATCCTTTTCtcaagttttaatttctttccctgaACTCAAACCCACGTATTTGCTGCAGCTGTTCTAGCTATTGCCTGTATAAAAATCGCTCCTGCTGTTTCTGCTCATGGGCACTGCTCCATTCAGCTAATGaccatttttaattttcccattGCTGCTTCACTAATAGCTGGTGGTAATTTAAGAAAGCCAGAACCAGACAggatttgttgtggttttttttaaatcctgtgcaCCCATGGACCTAAGCTTTGGCATAATTTGGTCACTTCTTACCACAACTGTTTTGAAGGCCTTAGTCCTATAAGCAATGTTAAGGCCTTTACAAGTAAACCGCAGGCACAGAACTCCATGGGATGCAAGATAGGCTGCCAAAGACACTAGGTGAGGGAAATTCATATCTCCTCCAGCTCCATGGGTAAGAATCACTCCATATGTTGATTTCTTCTCTGGGACAGAAAAGATAGCATCAAGATATTTGTTTCCAAAAGGTATTTTCACTTTAAcctagaaatgaaacaaaaaacaatataattttaaaaaaaagaagaaagcatgttCCCAGTCTACACATTATGGTGAAGAAAAATCGGACAAttaagaaagaaaccaaaattgCAAATCcacttttatttcttctatttaagAGTACTAAATAAGTAACTCTAACTCTGGCTCAAATATTTTCCATGCACTAACGGGCAAGTCACCTTATCACTCCACACCTTATTTTCTCCATTAGAAAATGAACCACCCCTAGCTTCAAAGGATGCTTCAAGGCATAATCTGAAATGCTTTCTACCTTCTTTACATATCTATATCTAGCTATTCCAGAGCTAACTGTCATAATTGACTTGACTATTAAGTCTTCCACaataagaaaaattaactcttctataagatttaaaaataaataggaaatatgAACTCTTCTATAATTAGAGTTTCCTgtagtggaaaaaatatttttatctctcaTCTCTCACAGACgt
This genomic interval from Calonectris borealis chromosome 1, bCalBor7.hap1.2, whole genome shotgun sequence contains the following:
- the TEX30 gene encoding testis-expressed protein 30 isoform X1 gives rise to the protein MVRRAVIRVTSRVGAGSEMSGQAEVKVKIPFGNKYLDAIFSVPEKKSTYGVILTHGAGGDMNFPHLVSLAAYLASHGVLCLRFTCKGLNIAYRTKAFKTVVEYLKLSDDYKLSGVFLAGRSMGSRAAASVIRHLSQEEDDDFIQGLVCLSYPLHRPKLQSKLRDEDLLFIRCPVLFVSGSADEMCEKQLLEGVVSKMKAPKKIHWIDKANHGMAVKGRTTDDVMEEINAQVVSWLGENIQLEHT
- the TEX30 gene encoding testis-expressed protein 30 isoform X2, whose amino-acid sequence is MNFPHLVSLAAYLASHGVLCLRFTCKGLNIAYRTKAFKTVVEYLKLSDDYKLSGVFLAGRSMGSRAAASVIRHLSQEEDDDFIQGLVCLSYPLHRPKLQSKLRDEDLLFIRCPVLFVSGSADEMCEKQLLEGVVSKMKAPKKIHWIDKANHGMAVKGRTTDDVMEEINAQVVSWLGENIQLEHT